The sequence CTGTCGCTGCCGGCCTCGGCGGGCATCGCCCCGGTGAAGTTCGTGGCGAAGATTGCCTCGGACCTGGCGAAGCCCAACGGCCAGCGCGAGGTGCGGCCGGAGGAGATGGTGGCGTTCCTCGCCGCGCTGCCGGTGTCGCGGCTGTGGGGCGTGGGGCCGAAGACGGAGGAGGCGCTCAAGCTCGCGGGGCTGCGGACCATCGGCGACGTGGCGGCGAGGGAGCCGGAGTGGCTGGAGGAGCGGCTGGGCTCCAGCGGCCGGCACCTGTGGGAATTGTCGCAGGGCATCGACTCGCGCGAGGTGGTGCCGGACCGGGCCGCGAAGAGCGTGGGCGCGGAGGACACCTTCGAGGAGGACCTCACGGGGGTGGACGCGCTGAAGCCGCACGTGCACTCGCAGGCGCTGCGGGTGGCGCGGCGGCTGCGGCGCGCGGGCGTGAAGAGCCGCGTGGTGCAGCTCAAGCTGAAGTTCGCGGACTTCACGCTCATCACCCGGCGCACCACGCTGCGCGAGGCCACGGATGATGGACAGACGCTCTACCGCACGGCGCTGGAGTTGCTGGAGCGCTCGCACGAGGGCAAGCCCATCCGCCTCACGGGGGTGAGCGTGCAGCTCGATGAGGTGCCGCCGCAGCTCGGCCTGTTCCCCGCCGCGCCGCCGCGCACCGCGAAGCTGAACGCGGCGCTGGACAAGATTGCGGAGCGCTTCGGCAGCAAGGCGATTACGACGGCGGACATCGCGGGCAGCGAGGCCACGGACAGCGACGAACATCGCTCCGAGCGTCCGGTGGAGAAGCCGAAGCGCTGAGCCCCTCCGGCGGTCAGTGCATCCAGCAACAACCGCTCACCGACGCGATGCGCCTGCGGGTCTGCGGTGACGGCCAGCTCGGGAACGCGGCGAGAGCCTTCCACGGTGAGCGGGAGTCCAGAGACATCGGCCGTGGCGCAGGCCCACGCCGGGGGACGGGCTAGGAGGACGCGTCCCGGAACAACGCAGACTCCCGACGC comes from Pyxidicoccus parkwaysis and encodes:
- the dinB gene encoding DNA polymerase IV; its protein translation is MRAIIHVDMDAFYASVEQRDNPALRGKPIIVGGHAQRGVVVAASYEVRPFGVRSAMPMARALKAAPHAIVVKPRFSAYAEASEQVFSIFERYTPLIEPLSLDEAFLDVTASVGLFGSPAEIARRIRKEIADELSLPASAGIAPVKFVAKIASDLAKPNGQREVRPEEMVAFLAALPVSRLWGVGPKTEEALKLAGLRTIGDVAAREPEWLEERLGSSGRHLWELSQGIDSREVVPDRAAKSVGAEDTFEEDLTGVDALKPHVHSQALRVARRLRRAGVKSRVVQLKLKFADFTLITRRTTLREATDDGQTLYRTALELLERSHEGKPIRLTGVSVQLDEVPPQLGLFPAAPPRTAKLNAALDKIAERFGSKAITTADIAGSEATDSDEHRSERPVEKPKR